The following coding sequences lie in one Musa acuminata AAA Group cultivar baxijiao chromosome BXJ3-1, Cavendish_Baxijiao_AAA, whole genome shotgun sequence genomic window:
- the LOC103994199 gene encoding MADS-box transcription factor 16-like, with translation MGRGKIEIKKIENPTNRQVTYSKRRTGIMKKAKELTVLCDAEVSIIMFSSTGKFSEYCSPTADTKKMYDRYQQVTGINLWSTQYEKMQNHLSHLKEINRNLRRDIRQRMGEGLDGLDMKELRGLEQNLDEALKVVRDRKYHLIATQTDTYKKKLKSAHEAHRNLLQEVEMMKDEQAACGFADDDPGNHDGTLVLTGGGSHMYAIRVQPNQPNLQGIAYGSYDLRLA, from the exons ATGGGGAGGGGGAAGATAGAGATCAAGAAGATCGAGAACCCAACCAACAGGCAAGTGACGTATTCAAAGAGGAGAACGGGGATCATGAAAAAGGCCAAGGAGCTGACCGTGCTGTGCGACGCAGAAGTGTCCATCATCATGTTCTCCAGCACCGGCAAGTTCTCCGAGTACTGCAGCCCGACCGCCGA TACCAAGAAGATGTACGATCGCTACCAGCAAGTTACCGGGATCAACCTGTGGAGTACGCAGTATGAG AAAATGCAAAATCATCTCAGCCATCTGAAGGAGATCAACAGGAACCTCCGCAGAGACATAAG GCAAAGGATGGGCGAAGGCTTGGATGGACTGGACATGAAGGAACTGCGCGGTCTTGAGCAAAATCTGGATGAAGCTTTGAAAGTTGTGCGTGATAGAAAG TATCACTTGATCGCAACTCAGACAGACACCTACAAGAAGAAG CTGAAGAGCGCCCACGAAGCACACAGGAACCTTCTGCAAGAAGTG GAGATGATGAAAGACGAGCAGGCTGCTTGTGGATTCGCCGACGACGACCCCGGCAACCACGACGGCACGCTTGTGCTCACCGGCGGCGGGTCTCACATGTACGCTATCCGCGTCCAGCCCAACCAGCCAAACCTGCAAGGGATTGCCTACGGGTCTTACGATCTGCGCCTCGCTTAG